The following are encoded together in the Thalassomonas haliotis genome:
- the rseP gene encoding sigma E protease regulator RseP gives MTDFIWNLGSFIVALGILVTIHEYGHFWVARKNGVKVERFSVGFGKTLWQTTDKHGTEFVVALIPLGGYVKMLDERVDHVPQEDKDKAFNNKSVYQRIAIIAAGPFANFAFAIFAFYLMFLIGVPSVKPVIGDIEQASIAAKANLPVNSQIVAVAGRETLDWQDVNLSLVAEIGSDSIEIKSKASDRVKADTYVLATQDWQFAPEKTSALASLGITPYRPHVSTELTVVAQDSPAAKAGLAVGDMLIAINGESVNNNWYDFSKKIALYPNQQVQLTINRQGREQQIDVLLGARKRGGEPIGYLGVSPKSAPWPEQYKIHIRYGPIDALGESVSRTWDLVVLSFDMIGKLFTGDVSVKNLSGPIAIAQGAGNSAGYGVVYFLGFLALISINLGIINLLPLPVLDGGHLLYYLIELLTGKPVPEKVQQAGFKFGAIALLGLMSIALFNDLSRL, from the coding sequence ATGACTGATTTTATCTGGAATTTAGGCTCTTTTATCGTAGCCCTGGGGATCCTGGTGACCATACATGAATATGGCCATTTTTGGGTAGCCCGTAAAAACGGCGTAAAAGTTGAGCGCTTTTCCGTTGGCTTTGGTAAAACCCTGTGGCAAACCACAGACAAACACGGCACCGAGTTTGTCGTTGCCTTAATCCCCCTGGGGGGTTATGTCAAAATGCTCGATGAGCGGGTTGACCATGTGCCACAAGAGGATAAAGATAAAGCCTTTAACAACAAATCCGTTTACCAGCGCATTGCCATTATTGCCGCCGGGCCTTTTGCCAACTTTGCTTTTGCTATTTTTGCCTTTTACCTGATGTTTTTAATCGGTGTGCCCAGCGTTAAACCCGTTATCGGTGACATTGAACAGGCGTCTATCGCGGCAAAAGCAAATCTGCCGGTTAACTCGCAAATCGTGGCCGTTGCCGGGCGGGAAACCCTGGACTGGCAGGATGTCAATTTATCCCTGGTGGCGGAAATCGGCAGTGACTCGATTGAGATCAAAAGCAAAGCAAGCGACAGGGTCAAAGCCGATACTTATGTGCTGGCAACCCAAGACTGGCAGTTTGCGCCGGAGAAAACCTCCGCCCTGGCAAGCCTTGGTATTACACCATATCGGCCGCATGTTTCTACCGAGCTGACCGTGGTAGCCCAGGACAGCCCGGCGGCAAAAGCCGGGTTAGCGGTCGGCGATATGCTTATCGCCATCAATGGCGAAAGCGTGAATAATAACTGGTATGATTTTTCTAAAAAAATCGCCTTATATCCCAACCAGCAAGTGCAACTGACCATTAACCGTCAGGGCAGGGAGCAGCAAATCGATGTTTTACTGGGGGCGCGTAAGCGCGGCGGGGAACCAATCGGTTATTTAGGTGTCTCACCCAAGTCAGCACCCTGGCCTGAGCAATATAAGATTCATATTCGCTATGGTCCGATAGATGCTCTTGGTGAGAGCGTCAGCAGGACCTGGGATCTGGTGGTACTGAGTTTTGATATGATAGGCAAGTTATTTACCGGCGATGTTTCGGTGAAAAACTTAAGTGGCCCGATTGCTATTGCCCAGGGAGCAGGTAACAGTGCCGGTTACGGTGTTGTCTACTTTTTAGGCTTTTTGGCCTTGATCAGCATTAATTTAGGCATTATTAACCTTTTGCCTTTACCGGTACTTGATGGCGGACACTTACTCTATTATCTTATAGAGCTTTTAACCGGCAAGCCGGTTCCGGAAAAAGTACAGCAAGCGGGTTTTAAATTTGGGGCCATAGCGTTACTGGGATTGATGAGTATAGCGTTATTTAACGATCTATCGCGGCTTTAA
- the ispC gene encoding 1-deoxy-D-xylulose-5-phosphate reductoisomerase translates to MLKRQLCILGSTGSIGISTLDVVRRHSDKFAVFSLSANASVDKMFEQCREFRPKQAVMVCEGAATLLAQKLSSVGLDDIQVLSGQQALVDIAGATGTDTVMAAIVGASGLMPTLAAVKAGKRVLLANKEALVTSGAIFMDAVKASGAQLLPIDSEHNAIFQCLPENVQQAPGSCQLADSGIRKILLTGSGGPFRTLDKDLLAGVTPDQACAHPNWDMGRKISVDSATMMNKGLEFIEARWLFNVTPDDIQVVLHPQSTIHSMVQYKDGSVLAQMGNPDMRTPIAHALAYPERIEAGVADLDFFSAAAFEFQSVDFVKYPNLKLAIDACRWGQGACTALNAANEVAVEAFLNGELKFTEIFTINETSVSKFVSEEIVNINDVIALDRRVREYATSLLTAIKPPTEGKNI, encoded by the coding sequence GTGTTGAAACGTCAATTATGTATCCTGGGTTCAACCGGCTCCATCGGCATAAGTACCCTGGATGTGGTGCGCCGTCACAGCGATAAATTTGCTGTATTTTCATTATCCGCCAATGCCAGTGTCGATAAGATGTTTGAGCAATGCCGGGAATTTAGGCCCAAACAGGCGGTTATGGTTTGCGAGGGCGCGGCTACATTGCTTGCCCAAAAGTTATCCTCGGTTGGGCTGGATGATATTCAGGTGCTGTCGGGTCAACAGGCGTTAGTTGATATCGCCGGGGCAACTGGCACAGATACCGTGATGGCGGCAATTGTCGGCGCTTCGGGTTTAATGCCAACTTTAGCGGCGGTCAAAGCGGGTAAGCGGGTATTGCTGGCCAATAAGGAAGCCCTGGTGACTTCCGGCGCTATCTTTATGGATGCGGTCAAAGCCTCAGGCGCACAATTATTACCGATAGACAGTGAGCATAATGCCATTTTCCAGTGTTTGCCAGAAAATGTGCAGCAAGCCCCCGGTAGCTGTCAGCTGGCAGACAGCGGTATCCGGAAAATATTGTTAACCGGCTCAGGCGGACCTTTTCGCACTTTAGATAAGGATTTATTGGCCGGTGTGACCCCGGATCAGGCCTGCGCCCATCCCAATTGGGACATGGGCCGTAAAATCTCGGTTGACTCGGCTACCATGATGAATAAAGGCCTGGAGTTTATTGAAGCCAGATGGCTGTTTAATGTTACCCCGGACGATATCCAGGTGGTCTTGCATCCGCAAAGCACCATACATTCTATGGTGCAGTATAAAGACGGTTCGGTACTGGCCCAGATGGGCAACCCGGATATGCGCACCCCTATCGCCCATGCACTGGCTTATCCTGAGCGTATCGAAGCGGGTGTTGCTGATCTGGACTTTTTTTCAGCGGCCGCTTTTGAGTTCCAGTCGGTGGACTTTGTTAAATACCCCAACCTCAAGCTGGCCATCGATGCCTGCCGCTGGGGGCAGGGCGCCTGTACCGCCTTAAATGCCGCCAATGAAGTGGCGGTGGAGGCATTTTTAAACGGTGAGCTGAAATTTACCGAAATTTTCACAATTAATGAAACTTCTGTGAGTAAGTTTGTCTCAGAAGAAATAGTCAATATTAATGATGTTATTGCTTTAGATCGCCGGGTAAGAGAATATGCTACTAGCCTCTTAACGGCGATAAAACCCCCTACCGAAGGGAAAAATATCTGA